The following are from one region of the Phormidium sp. PBR-2020 genome:
- a CDS encoding CHAT domain-containing protein, with amino-acid sequence MVRKRVWRVVMLTMLLMLGFWTTTTVQPQEVPGFLQASPSIPRLGLPINRPSWELGDTLDPTLSLMPACAADEGNHLVLSGRGGVPSDPRHLLRGSFLWLDEFPEELGQDGSGETLAQLRDLNRQGQALVQRGQSLAALEVWQEAEQAYERAGMETGRWGSRLNQIEQLRALGRYPLALNGLIAILPELEGLSPSPVTVQAYGLLGELLQMMAEPEQSQTMLQEGLRLAEELGDSRLKPQLQFGLANGYSHRQQFLEAIRAYERVIELSASDESLESWALQARLNRLRILLLRKELTVAAAALGEIEADLQLRSPSRLTSYGRINLSESLLRWDAIAYQEVAVEQLSQAVAEADSLGDVRAQSYALGRLGQLYETRQQWPAALQMTQRALSLAQSLDGRDLTVLWQWQLARILAARGERLPALALYRDTVEVLSQLRLDLLGLDPELQFPYRQQIEPVYHGLVRLLLQSAEEAEPAQKQAYLREAQSTLISLRLSELDNFFRETCLAAEAIDLEALDESAAVFYTAILSDRLAVILSIAGELPIVYETQQPRSQLEERLALMLQSINPGVAEEDRLERSAQAYDWLIRPVQEVLEEHEIKTLVFVPDGSLRNIPLGALYDRTSGEYLIEQYAIALTQSLQLLETGTLAQGEFKALLGGLSEAHQGFTAIPAVESEVRHIAELIPGTQSLLNQDFTREALVAQSRNMDFNVIHLATHGQFSSRADDTFLLTWNGRIDVKDLDLVLRSPTRLNPIDLLVLSACQTATGDDRATLGIAGFALRSGARSTLATLWSVQDDPTAELMVHFYENLWHNGGQKKAESLRQAQLALLHSQDYHHPAYWSPFVLVGNWQ; translated from the coding sequence ATGGTACGAAAACGGGTGTGGCGGGTTGTCATGTTGACAATGCTGCTGATGCTGGGGTTTTGGACGACCACAACAGTCCAGCCTCAGGAGGTTCCAGGTTTCTTACAAGCTAGTCCGAGTATCCCCCGTCTGGGGTTGCCGATTAACCGGCCATCCTGGGAGTTGGGGGATACGCTTGATCCGACCCTCTCGTTGATGCCCGCCTGTGCGGCGGATGAGGGGAATCATTTAGTTCTCTCGGGGCGGGGTGGGGTTCCGTCTGATCCCAGGCACCTGTTGCGGGGGAGCTTTCTTTGGCTGGATGAGTTTCCTGAGGAGTTGGGGCAAGACGGGTCTGGGGAAACGCTGGCTCAGTTGCGAGATCTCAATCGTCAGGGTCAGGCGTTGGTACAACGGGGTCAGTCTTTGGCGGCGTTGGAGGTTTGGCAAGAGGCGGAACAGGCCTATGAACGGGCGGGGATGGAAACCGGGCGTTGGGGCAGCCGCCTCAATCAAATTGAGCAATTGAGGGCATTGGGACGCTATCCCCTGGCTCTCAATGGGTTAATTGCAATTCTGCCTGAGTTGGAGGGGTTATCTCCTTCTCCTGTGACGGTTCAGGCCTATGGGCTGTTGGGGGAACTGTTGCAGATGATGGCGGAACCGGAGCAGTCCCAAACGATGTTGCAAGAGGGCCTTAGGTTGGCTGAGGAGTTGGGAGACTCGCGGCTGAAACCGCAACTTCAGTTCGGTTTGGCCAATGGTTACAGCCATCGTCAGCAATTCTTGGAGGCAATTCGGGCCTATGAGAGGGTGATTGAGCTGTCCGCCTCTGATGAGTCGTTGGAGTCTTGGGCGTTGCAAGCTCGTTTGAATCGGCTGCGGATTCTGCTGTTACGGAAGGAGTTGACGGTGGCGGCGGCGGCGTTGGGGGAGATTGAGGCGGATTTGCAATTGCGATCGCCCTCTCGTCTGACGAGTTATGGCCGTATTAATTTGAGTGAGAGTTTGTTGCGATGGGATGCGATCGCCTATCAGGAGGTAGCGGTTGAACAGTTAAGCCAAGCGGTGGCGGAGGCCGATAGTTTGGGGGATGTGCGGGCGCAGTCTTATGCTCTGGGTCGTTTGGGACAATTGTATGAGACGCGGCAGCAGTGGCCGGCGGCATTACAGATGACGCAACGGGCCTTGAGTTTGGCTCAAAGTCTGGATGGACGAGATTTAACGGTGTTGTGGCAATGGCAACTGGCCCGGATTCTGGCGGCTCGGGGGGAGCGATTGCCGGCACTTGCTCTTTACCGAGATACGGTGGAGGTTTTGAGTCAGTTGCGTTTGGATTTATTGGGGTTAGATCCTGAGCTTCAGTTTCCCTATCGTCAGCAGATTGAACCGGTGTATCACGGGTTGGTGCGGCTATTACTCCAGTCAGCGGAGGAGGCGGAGCCAGCTCAGAAACAGGCTTATTTGCGCGAAGCTCAAAGCACTCTGATTTCTCTGCGGCTGTCGGAGTTAGATAATTTTTTCCGTGAAACCTGTCTAGCGGCCGAGGCGATTGATTTAGAGGCCTTGGATGAGTCGGCGGCGGTGTTTTATACGGCGATTTTGAGCGATCGCCTGGCGGTGATTCTCTCGATTGCCGGGGAGTTACCGATTGTCTATGAAACTCAGCAACCCCGCTCTCAATTGGAGGAGAGGTTAGCGTTGATGTTGCAGTCCATTAATCCAGGGGTGGCAGAGGAAGACCGCTTGGAGCGATCGGCCCAGGCTTATGATTGGCTGATTCGGCCGGTTCAGGAGGTCTTAGAGGAGCATGAGATTAAAACCCTGGTGTTTGTCCCCGATGGGAGTTTGCGGAATATTCCCCTGGGGGCGTTGTACGATCGCACGTCGGGGGAGTATTTGATTGAACAGTATGCGATCGCCCTCACCCAGAGTCTTCAGCTTCTGGAAACGGGAACATTGGCCCAGGGAGAGTTTAAAGCCCTACTGGGGGGATTGAGCGAGGCCCATCAAGGATTCACCGCTATTCCTGCGGTGGAGTCAGAAGTGCGTCATATTGCTGAGTTGATTCCGGGGACGCAATCTCTGCTCAATCAAGACTTTACCCGGGAGGCTCTAGTGGCTCAAAGCCGCAATATGGACTTTAATGTGATTCATTTGGCGACTCATGGCCAGTTCAGTTCTCGGGCTGATGATACGTTCCTGTTAACCTGGAACGGACGGATTGATGTGAAAGACTTGGATTTGGTGTTGCGATCGCCCACTCGTCTCAATCCCATTGATTTACTGGTTTTAAGTGCCTGTCAAACGGCGACGGGAGATGATCGCGCGACTCTGGGAATTGCCGGGTTTGCGCTGCGATCGGGCGCCCGGAGTACCTTAGCCACGTTATGGTCAGTGCAAGATGACCCCACAGCGGAGTTAATGGTTCACTTTTATGAGAACCTTTGGCACAATGGGGGTCAGAAAAAAGCCGAGAGTCTGCGTCAGGCTCAGTTAGCCTTATTACACTCTCAGGATTATCACCATCCTGCCTATTGGTCGCCCTTTGTCTTAGTAGGAAATTGGCAATAA
- the purM gene encoding phosphoribosylformylglycinamidine cyclo-ligase: MDYRDAGVNIEAGRAFVNRIESLVKETYRPGVLGGLGGFGGYFEIPQGYQQPVLVSGTDGVGTKLKLAQHLNRHDTVGIDLVAMCANDVLTSGAEPLYFLDYLATGKLDSEQLAQVVSGIAIGCREAGCALLGGETAEMPGFYPDGEYDMAGFCVGIVEKQQLLDGSQVKIGDVAIALPSSGVHSNGYSLVRKIIADGGYSWSDCPSIFNGQSLGEVFLTPTQLYIEPIMELRRQGIEIHGMAHITGGGLPENLPRCLGDKQSVRINEASWEIPAVFQWLAEAGNVASEAMFDTFNMGVGFVVIVAPRDVEATLASLETQQQAAWGLGEVVEAEETMYSK, from the coding sequence ATGGACTATCGGGACGCTGGAGTCAATATCGAAGCCGGTCGCGCCTTTGTGAACCGCATCGAATCCCTCGTGAAAGAGACCTATCGTCCTGGAGTTCTGGGAGGACTGGGAGGATTTGGGGGCTATTTTGAGATTCCCCAGGGCTATCAGCAGCCGGTTTTAGTATCGGGAACCGACGGCGTGGGAACTAAACTCAAACTGGCCCAACATCTCAACCGCCACGACACGGTGGGAATTGACCTGGTGGCCATGTGTGCCAATGATGTCCTCACCAGTGGGGCCGAACCACTGTATTTTTTAGATTATCTAGCCACCGGAAAACTCGACAGCGAACAACTGGCCCAAGTCGTGAGTGGGATTGCGATCGGCTGTCGTGAGGCTGGATGTGCCTTATTGGGGGGAGAAACCGCTGAAATGCCAGGATTTTACCCCGATGGCGAGTATGACATGGCCGGATTTTGCGTGGGAATTGTCGAGAAACAGCAACTCCTCGATGGATCTCAGGTGAAGATTGGCGATGTGGCGATCGCCCTTCCCAGTTCCGGGGTTCATAGCAACGGCTATAGTCTGGTGCGGAAAATTATCGCCGATGGGGGCTATTCCTGGAGTGACTGTCCCTCTATTTTCAACGGACAATCGTTGGGAGAGGTCTTTCTCACTCCCACTCAACTTTATATCGAACCCATCATGGAACTACGCCGTCAGGGGATTGAGATTCACGGGATGGCTCATATTACTGGCGGCGGACTCCCAGAAAACTTGCCCCGTTGTCTGGGAGACAAGCAGTCTGTCCGCATCAATGAGGCTAGCTGGGAGATTCCTGCTGTCTTTCAATGGCTGGCGGAGGCGGGGAATGTGGCTTCTGAGGCCATGTTCGACACCTTTAATATGGGGGTAGGATTTGTGGTGATTGTTGCCCCTAGAGATGTGGAGGCGACTCTGGCCAGTCTGGAAACTCAACAGCAGGCAGCTTGGGGTCTAGGTGAGGTGGTTGAGGCTGAAGAAACCATGTATAGCAAGTGA
- the sbcD gene encoding exonuclease subunit SbcD, with amino-acid sequence MVKVLHLSDIHLGSGFSHGKLDPDTGLNTRFLDFIGTLRRCIDRALEDSVDLVLFGGDAFPDATPPPYIAEAFAVEFHRLAQANIPTVLLVGNHDRYSLADGSASLGIYRTLAVPNFIVGDRLDLHSIPTRNGTVQVITLPWLTSSTLLTRPESQGLSIAQINELLAERLRIALEGEIRKRDRTCPTILLGHLMSDKAKFGAERLLAVSKGFTIPLSLLVRKEFDYVALGHVHKHQNLNPSNDPPVVYPGSIERVDFSEEKEDKGYVLADVEVGSCRWEFCPLPVRPFLTISVDVSEADDPQAMLLKTLQKKDLCDRVVRLRYKLRADQLDRINTSELRKALKPAHSATIQPELISQLSRPRIPSLSGRAIDPLDALHAYLDNREDLRDIREDLVKAAEHLLHEDELPLFRES; translated from the coding sequence ATGGTTAAAGTTCTGCATCTATCTGATATCCACCTCGGGAGTGGCTTCTCTCACGGCAAACTTGACCCCGATACAGGACTCAATACCCGTTTTCTGGACTTTATCGGCACCCTTAGACGCTGTATCGATCGCGCCCTAGAAGACTCCGTCGATCTGGTTCTCTTTGGTGGGGATGCCTTTCCCGACGCCACTCCCCCGCCCTATATTGCCGAAGCCTTCGCCGTGGAGTTTCACCGCCTGGCCCAAGCCAATATCCCCACCGTACTGCTAGTCGGAAATCACGATCGCTACTCCCTCGCCGATGGAAGTGCCAGTCTAGGAATTTACCGAACCCTGGCCGTTCCTAACTTCATTGTCGGCGATCGCCTGGATCTCCATTCCATCCCCACTCGCAACGGAACCGTACAAGTCATCACCTTACCCTGGCTCACCAGTTCCACTCTTTTAACCCGTCCCGAAAGTCAAGGCCTCTCCATCGCCCAAATCAACGAACTGCTGGCCGAACGCCTACGCATCGCCCTAGAAGGAGAAATCCGCAAACGCGATCGCACCTGTCCCACAATTCTCCTGGGTCATCTGATGAGCGATAAGGCTAAATTTGGAGCCGAACGACTCTTAGCGGTGAGTAAAGGCTTCACCATTCCCCTCTCCCTGCTAGTACGTAAGGAATTTGACTATGTGGCCCTAGGCCATGTCCACAAACACCAAAATCTCAACCCCAGTAATGATCCCCCCGTGGTCTATCCCGGCAGCATTGAGCGGGTTGACTTCAGTGAAGAGAAGGAAGATAAGGGCTATGTTCTAGCAGACGTTGAGGTAGGTTCCTGTCGCTGGGAGTTCTGTCCCCTACCCGTTCGCCCGTTCCTGACCATCTCTGTTGATGTTTCTGAGGCGGATGACCCCCAAGCCATGCTGCTCAAGACGCTCCAGAAAAAGGACCTGTGCGATCGCGTCGTCCGCTTACGCTATAAACTGCGAGCCGACCAACTTGATCGCATCAATACCTCAGAACTTCGCAAAGCCCTAAAACCCGCCCACAGTGCCACAATTCAACCCGAGTTAATCAGCCAACTCAGTCGGCCCCGCATTCCCTCCCTCAGTGGACGGGCCATTGACCCCCTCGATGCCCTCCATGCCTATTTAGACAACCGCGAAGACCTCCGAGATATCCGCGAGGATCTCGTTAAAGCCGCCGAACACCTCTTACATGAGGATGAGTTACCCTTATTTCGCGAGAGTTAA
- a CDS encoding bifunctional pantoate--beta-alanine ligase/(d)CMP kinase, translating into MKHLTTIAELRDYRQGVSSTQTLGLIPTMGNLHAGHLSLIRQGRSHNDQVIVSIFLNPLQFGPNEDLARYPQTLDADLEHCREAGVDAVFCPQAEELGISSQDSSSSLTQICPPEALTSVLCGRSRPGHFQGVATIVSKLFNLIQPHRAYFGEKDAQQLVIIRRLVADLNFPIEIIPCPVVREKSGLAYSSRNQYLSDLQREQASVLYRGLAAARSQFQRGEREAKTLLAIVRDELAPVPQVQPEYVELVDPQSLVPLTTIKEQGRLAIAAHLGSTRLIDTMLLTVRQPIVAIDGPAGAGKSTVTRKVADKLGLLYLDTGAMYRAVTWYVLECGISVNDEAHIAQALKNCEIRLEPQGDSPQCRVWVNQHDVTQAIRSPEVTAQVSTVAAFPAVREFLVRQQQEYGAAGGLVAEGRDMGTQVFPDADVKIFLTASVQERARRRQLDLEKQGYEVNLSQLEADIAQRDQQDSTRAISPLQKAEDAIEIQTDDLTVEAVVSQILSYVPRD; encoded by the coding sequence ATGAAACACCTGACAACCATTGCCGAATTACGAGATTACCGACAAGGTGTCTCATCAACCCAGACCCTAGGCTTGATCCCGACGATGGGCAACCTTCATGCGGGGCATTTGAGCCTGATTCGGCAAGGGCGATCGCACAATGATCAGGTTATTGTCAGTATTTTCCTCAACCCCCTACAATTCGGGCCCAACGAAGACCTCGCTCGCTATCCTCAAACCCTCGATGCCGATTTAGAGCATTGTCGAGAAGCGGGCGTGGATGCCGTCTTTTGCCCTCAAGCCGAGGAACTGGGCATTTCATCCCAAGACTCATCCTCCTCCTTAACCCAAATTTGTCCCCCCGAAGCTCTAACCTCCGTCCTTTGTGGGCGATCGCGTCCCGGACATTTTCAGGGGGTGGCTACTATCGTCAGCAAGCTGTTTAACCTCATCCAACCCCATCGGGCCTATTTCGGCGAGAAAGATGCCCAGCAACTGGTGATTATCCGCCGTCTTGTCGCTGACCTCAATTTCCCCATCGAGATTATCCCCTGTCCGGTAGTGCGGGAGAAGTCTGGACTGGCTTACAGTTCTCGTAATCAGTATCTGAGCGATCTCCAACGAGAGCAAGCCAGCGTCCTGTATCGGGGATTAGCGGCCGCGCGATCGCAATTCCAGCGAGGGGAACGAGAGGCCAAGACCCTGTTGGCGATCGTGCGTGACGAACTAGCCCCGGTTCCCCAAGTGCAGCCCGAGTATGTAGAATTAGTCGATCCCCAGTCTTTAGTCCCCTTGACCACCATTAAGGAGCAAGGACGACTGGCGATCGCCGCCCACCTCGGTTCCACTCGCCTCATTGATACTATGTTGTTAACGGTTCGTCAGCCCATTGTTGCCATCGATGGCCCAGCGGGGGCTGGAAAATCCACGGTCACCCGAAAAGTGGCAGACAAACTCGGCTTACTCTACCTCGATACTGGGGCCATGTACCGGGCTGTAACCTGGTATGTCCTCGAATGTGGGATCTCTGTCAACGATGAAGCCCATATCGCCCAAGCCCTGAAAAACTGCGAGATTCGCCTAGAACCCCAGGGAGACAGTCCCCAATGTCGCGTCTGGGTCAATCAGCATGATGTGACCCAAGCCATTCGCAGTCCCGAAGTAACCGCCCAAGTCTCCACCGTGGCGGCCTTCCCCGCCGTTCGTGAATTTTTGGTGCGACAACAGCAGGAGTATGGAGCCGCTGGCGGCTTAGTGGCCGAAGGGCGAGATATGGGAACTCAGGTGTTCCCGGATGCCGATGTCAAGATTTTTCTCACCGCTTCTGTGCAGGAACGGGCCCGACGACGCCAGTTAGACCTGGAGAAACAGGGTTATGAGGTGAACCTCTCGCAATTGGAAGCCGACATTGCTCAGCGAGACCAGCAAGACAGCACTCGGGCTATCTCTCCCTTGCAAAAAGCCGAGGATGCGATCGAAATCCAAACCGATGATCTCACGGTGGAGGCTGTAGTTAGTCAGATTCTAAGCTACGTCCCCCGTGATTAA
- a CDS encoding CHASE2 domain-containing protein gives MMGISRWFKRFQRESVVAIVSGTVALASALGALELLEWVAIDTLLVLRPSDSSESRILLVTVEETDIRALGGWPLSDAILAEVLETLAAESPRVIGLDLYRDLPQDPGHERLQALMRELPNLIGVEKGLGSGRVAPPPILAQRDRVALADVPQDRDGTIRRMIVSAPVDEEIKLGFATQVSLFYLEQLGITLESTDPQQHHYQLGQAQFVPLTGVEGGYSARDLGGYQIFLNYRHPVHEFDQISISELLEGAVAPELIRDRVVLIGSNAESINDFFQTPYSQALYQSRLDSPVPSNSPIPNYQMSGVEIHAHGVSQILSSALDGRPLIRFWHQTAEWVWILVWTMTGTYGTWFGLVRQPFKERSAWLYPVVLMISGSLILGAIAYLSLLGGWLIPTVSPLVALVLSTALSSNAYHQQQLRAFTQRLQEYSTDLEEQVRQRTQELEAARQAADSANLAKSEFLANMSHELRTPLNGILGYAQILQQAKDLNSQRRGVGVIYQCGTYLLELINDILDLSKIEARKLELNPKPIPLKPFLIQAAQMFKPAAEKKGIAFYSNLDPQIPKLVVADDKRLRQVLVNLMSNAVKFTEKGSVSLEVETLDVPNSDISKTTHVCLKFSVSDTGIGMTAEELKTVFLPFEQVKEAQKLAEGTGLGLAICCQLIRLMGSTLNVESQPGQGSCFYFELTLPILDTASTPVLSRDYSKITAVSGIAPCLLIVDSSADSRSILAALLTPLGFTILEAATDQEIVEHLRGTSLGFGCAQPGGEGSRATPDAIILELELGDSDGVTVIERLREPPLNCKLPIIAMSSHVFSDAKQRSLEAGATAFLTKPFHRNEVLVALERHLQLRWVLQEESATDSSNKVQRVEETCPPALIPESILEEFLHLARKGNLKDLKRRAEELQDEQPHLSPFADHLKHLASQYQERALCEFLVDYQAQQS, from the coding sequence ATGATGGGTATTTCCCGTTGGTTTAAACGCTTTCAGCGAGAAAGTGTTGTGGCTATTGTCAGCGGAACAGTTGCCCTCGCTTCTGCTTTGGGCGCCCTAGAACTACTGGAATGGGTGGCGATTGATACCCTGTTGGTCTTACGTCCCTCGGACAGCTCTGAGTCCCGTATTCTGCTCGTCACCGTTGAAGAAACAGATATTCGTGCGTTGGGGGGCTGGCCCCTATCCGATGCCATCTTAGCTGAGGTTCTGGAGACCCTAGCTGCTGAGTCTCCCCGTGTGATTGGCTTAGATCTCTATCGTGATTTGCCCCAAGACCCCGGTCATGAGCGTTTACAGGCCTTGATGAGGGAGTTACCGAACCTCATCGGCGTGGAAAAGGGGTTAGGAAGCGGACGGGTGGCCCCACCCCCAATTTTAGCCCAGCGCGATCGCGTGGCCTTAGCTGATGTCCCCCAGGACCGAGATGGTACGATTCGCCGCATGATTGTTTCTGCGCCTGTGGATGAGGAAATTAAACTGGGATTTGCCACCCAGGTGAGTCTGTTCTACCTAGAACAACTGGGGATTACCCTAGAGTCAACAGATCCACAACAGCACCACTATCAACTGGGACAGGCCCAATTTGTCCCCTTAACCGGGGTAGAAGGGGGCTATTCCGCTCGGGACTTGGGGGGCTATCAAATTTTTCTCAACTATCGCCATCCCGTTCATGAGTTTGATCAGATTTCCATTTCAGAACTGTTAGAAGGAGCTGTGGCCCCGGAGTTGATTCGCGATCGCGTTGTCCTCATCGGCTCAAACGCCGAGAGTATTAACGATTTCTTTCAGACTCCCTATAGCCAAGCCCTCTATCAGTCTCGCCTCGACTCCCCAGTCCCCTCGAATAGTCCGATTCCCAACTATCAGATGAGTGGGGTGGAAATTCACGCCCATGGAGTCAGTCAAATTCTCAGTAGTGCCTTGGATGGTCGCCCTCTGATCCGCTTTTGGCATCAAACGGCTGAATGGGTTTGGATTCTCGTTTGGACGATGACGGGAACCTATGGAACTTGGTTTGGACTGGTACGACAGCCCTTTAAAGAGCGGTCTGCCTGGCTGTATCCTGTGGTGTTGATGATCTCGGGATCTCTAATCCTGGGGGCGATCGCCTATCTTAGTCTTCTCGGGGGTTGGCTCATTCCCACCGTCTCGCCCCTCGTGGCCCTCGTCTTGAGTACGGCCCTAAGCAGTAACGCCTATCACCAACAGCAACTGCGGGCGTTCACCCAACGACTCCAAGAATACTCCACGGATTTAGAAGAGCAAGTCCGCCAGCGAACCCAGGAACTCGAAGCCGCTCGACAAGCGGCCGACTCTGCCAATCTGGCTAAAAGTGAGTTTCTAGCCAACATGAGTCATGAGTTGCGCACCCCTCTCAACGGCATTCTCGGCTATGCTCAAATCCTGCAACAGGCAAAGGATCTCAACAGTCAACGTCGGGGGGTTGGGGTAATTTATCAATGTGGAACCTATCTACTTGAACTTATTAATGACATTCTCGATCTCTCTAAAATTGAGGCCCGCAAGCTCGAACTTAACCCCAAACCGATTCCTCTAAAGCCCTTTCTCATACAGGCAGCTCAAATGTTTAAACCTGCCGCCGAAAAAAAGGGAATTGCTTTTTATTCTAACCTCGATCCCCAAATCCCTAAATTGGTGGTTGCCGACGACAAACGATTGCGGCAAGTTCTCGTCAACCTAATGAGTAATGCTGTTAAATTTACAGAAAAAGGCTCAGTCAGCCTTGAAGTTGAAACTCTTGATGTCCCCAATTCAGACATATCAAAAACAACCCATGTTTGCCTAAAGTTTTCTGTTTCTGATACAGGAATTGGCATGACGGCAGAAGAGCTAAAAACCGTGTTTCTACCCTTCGAGCAAGTCAAAGAAGCCCAGAAACTAGCAGAAGGGACTGGATTAGGCTTAGCCATTTGTTGCCAACTGATTCGTTTGATGGGGTCAACGCTCAACGTTGAGAGTCAGCCAGGACAAGGGAGTTGTTTTTATTTTGAATTGACCTTACCCATCCTAGATACCGCTAGTACCCCAGTTCTCTCGCGGGACTATTCCAAAATCACAGCGGTCTCAGGGATTGCCCCTTGTTTACTAATCGTTGATTCCTCCGCTGATAGTCGTAGCATTCTAGCGGCCTTGTTGACTCCCCTAGGCTTCACGATCCTAGAAGCAGCCACGGACCAGGAGATCGTTGAGCATCTGCGAGGGACGAGTTTGGGCTTCGGCTGCGCTCAGCCCGGGGGCGAGGGCAGCCGCGCTACCCCCGATGCGATTATCCTGGAACTAGAGTTAGGGGACTCCGATGGTGTCACCGTTATTGAGCGCTTACGGGAGCCTCCCCTCAACTGTAAACTGCCCATTATTGCCATGTCTAGTCATGTGTTTAGTGATGCTAAGCAACGTAGCTTAGAGGCAGGAGCGACGGCATTTCTCACCAAACCCTTCCATCGTAATGAGGTCTTAGTAGCTCTGGAGCGTCATCTTCAGTTACGCTGGGTCTTGCAAGAGGAGTCAGCCACTGACTCATCTAATAAGGTGCAGCGAGTTGAGGAGACTTGTCCCCCGGCTCTGATTCCAGAGTCTATATTAGAAGAATTCTTACATTTAGCTCGCAAAGGAAATTTGAAAGACTTGAAACGCCGCGCCGAAGAATTGCAAGACGAACAGCCTCATCTGAGTCCCTTTGCAGACCATTTGAAGCATTTGGCCAGTCAGTATCAGGAACGGGCCTTGTGTGAGTTTTTAGTCGACTACCAAGCACAACAATCATAA
- a CDS encoding DUF928 domain-containing protein, producing the protein MNFLRILFLTLILGLVGPASAKVLAVTFVPPNQEAPQQTRGGASRGGVTFVPPNDDPPVNTSGAGSRDTHSSLTALLPGDRYGQTTRSHPSFLVYVPDTAARLAFFSVLSESGQHHYQAYLPISDMGVVQVQLPKEAPELEEGKTYQWHFALVTEERLRPDSPRVSGWVTRVAPPSDIEEAEEQSKGRRSLALASAYGRQGIWYDALSTLANLRRERPEAAEIHQSWDFLLEQVGLAAIANQPVFDLSDARVP; encoded by the coding sequence ATGAATTTTCTACGTATTCTTTTTTTAACATTAATCTTGGGATTAGTGGGGCCGGCCTCTGCTAAGGTTTTGGCGGTGACCTTTGTCCCTCCCAATCAGGAGGCACCCCAGCAGACCCGAGGGGGAGCCTCCCGAGGGGGGGTGACCTTTGTTCCCCCAAACGATGATCCACCGGTCAATACCAGTGGCGCTGGCTCTCGGGATACCCACTCGAGTCTTACGGCCTTACTGCCCGGCGATCGCTATGGCCAAACAACCCGCTCTCATCCCAGTTTTCTAGTCTACGTGCCAGACACAGCAGCTCGTTTGGCTTTTTTCAGTGTTCTCAGTGAAAGCGGCCAACATCATTATCAGGCCTATCTCCCCATTTCTGACATGGGTGTGGTGCAGGTACAGCTTCCCAAGGAGGCCCCAGAACTCGAAGAGGGGAAAACCTATCAATGGCATTTTGCCCTGGTCACGGAAGAGCGCCTGCGTCCGGACAGTCCACGAGTCTCCGGCTGGGTGACTCGGGTGGCTCCTCCTTCAGACATTGAAGAGGCGGAAGAGCAAAGCAAAGGACGGCGATCGCTGGCCCTGGCCAGTGCCTATGGTCGTCAGGGAATTTGGTATGATGCCCTGAGTACCTTGGCGAACTTACGACGGGAGCGTCCTGAAGCGGCGGAGATTCATCAGTCTTGGGACTTTCTGTTAGAGCAAGTGGGCCTCGCCGCGATCGCCAATCAACCCGTTTTTGATCTCTCAGATGCACGAGTCCCATGA
- a CDS encoding septal ring lytic transglycosylase RlpA family protein — translation MSYQLWRRFTVALAIAGVSSLANLANASEGSSARHLSRVAQATVSELVQGTDEAAETVTLSPTAEERYVANQGQIENANSGVENLSSVPSQILDNSSVLDALAPPQPEVLGTFASATHQAYRDAGTTNKPDPAPKSEAVLYEEQGIASWYGPGFEGNQTANGEIFNSQDITAAHLELPFGTHVRVTNLNNGRSLVVRINDRGPYIGNRIIDLSAGAARELGMIHSGTAPVVVEVLAN, via the coding sequence ATGAGTTACCAACTTTGGAGACGTTTCACGGTCGCCCTAGCAATTGCCGGAGTTAGCAGCTTAGCTAACCTTGCCAATGCCAGCGAAGGCAGCTCAGCACGCCACCTTTCCCGAGTCGCGCAAGCCACTGTTTCGGAGCTTGTGCAAGGGACTGACGAAGCCGCTGAGACCGTGACGCTTTCTCCAACGGCTGAGGAGAGGTATGTTGCGAATCAGGGACAAATCGAGAATGCTAACTCAGGAGTTGAAAACCTATCATCGGTTCCGAGTCAGATTCTAGATAACTCTAGTGTACTAGATGCCCTCGCTCCCCCGCAACCGGAAGTTTTGGGAACATTTGCTTCGGCAACCCATCAGGCCTACCGTGACGCTGGAACCACCAACAAACCCGATCCAGCCCCCAAATCAGAAGCGGTGCTCTACGAAGAACAGGGGATAGCCTCCTGGTACGGTCCGGGGTTTGAAGGAAACCAAACCGCCAACGGTGAGATTTTCAACAGTCAGGACATCACCGCCGCTCATTTAGAACTTCCCTTTGGAACCCATGTGCGGGTCACCAACCTCAACAATGGTCGCTCCCTGGTGGTGCGGATTAACGATCGCGGTCCCTACATCGGGAATCGCATTATCGACCTGTCCGCCGGTGCCGCGCGCGAACTGGGGATGATCCACAGTGGAACTGCTCCTGTGGTGGTGGAAGTTCTCGCGAACTAA